A part of Chroicocephalus ridibundus chromosome 5, bChrRid1.1, whole genome shotgun sequence genomic DNA contains:
- the CPZ gene encoding carboxypeptidase Z, which produces MVLRLLLLLGGLIRAAEPAPRCETGQETLGQCQTVQKAKCVDIALSSCTDVAYTQTMYPNFLDQKSREVIEYSSEYILISVLHNLLQGECNPDLRLLGCSVLAPQCEKDKVIKPCRHVCENLKKNCLPAFDAIDMAWPYFLDCDRFFAGEEEGCFDPLAKLRGEVDIEEDLPSDLPATFIQFKHHSYSQMVSTLKKTASKCSHIATTYSIGRSFEGKDLFVIEFSTKPGHHELLKPEFKYIGNMHGNEVVGKELLIYLAQYLCSEYLLGNPRVQTLINNTRIHLLPSLNPDGYELAAEEGAGYNGWVIGRQTAQNLDLNRNFPDLTSEAYRRAGIRGARLDHIPIPQSYWWGKVAPETKAVMKWLRSIPFVLSASLHGGELVVTYPYDYSRHPMEEKMFSPTPDEKMFKMLAKAYADAHPVISDRSELRCGGNFVKRGGIINGAEWYSFTGGMADFNYLHTNCFEVTVEVGCEKFPLEEELFTIWHENRDALLNYMEMVHRGIKGIVSDKFGNPIKNARISVRGIQHDVTTAADGDYWRLLPPGTYIISAQAVGYSRVMKRVTLPAKMKQAGRVDFVLRPVEAWPNKLLRRSMEDMYDPYDPLELFDPHAQHGQPEARGGSPPSREKPWWWSYFSSLDLHKPLWLLKQR; this is translated from the exons gtCAATGCCAAACTGTACAGAAAG CAAAATGCGTAGACATCGCCTTAAGTTCTTGTACTGATGTTGCCTATACTCAAACGATGTATCCTAATTTTCTGGATCAGAAGTCTCGAGAGGTGATTGAGTACAGCTCCGAGTACATTCTCATCAGCGTGCTGCACAACTTGCTCCAGGGAGAATGCAATCCGGACCTGAGGCTCCTGGGCTGCTCGGTGCTGGCCCCGCAGTGCGAAAAGGACAAAGTTATAAAGCCCTGCAGGCATGTCtgtgaaaacctgaaaaaaaattgcctCCCTGCCTTTGATGCAATAGACATGGCTTGGCCCTACTTCTTAGACTGCGACCGCTTTTTcgctggggaagaagagggatgTTTTGACCCGCTGGCAAAGCTGCGAG GAGAAGTAGACATTGAGGAAGATTTGCCTTCAGACTTGCCAGCAACTTTTATTCAGTTCAAACACCATTCATATTCCCAAATGGTGAGCACGTTGAAGAAGACTGCCTCTAAATGCTCCCATATTGCAACAACGTACAGCATAGGTCGCAGCTTTGAAGGGAAGGATCTTTTTGTGATTGAGTTTTCAACCAAGCCTGGACACCATGAACTGC TCAAGCCAGAATTTAAGTACATTGGCAATATGCATGGAAACGAAGTTGTGGGGAAAGAACTGCTCATATACCTCGCACAATATCTGTGCTCGGAGTATCTCCTTGGGAACCCTCGCGTCCAGACCTTGATTAATAACACCAGAATTCATCTCCTACCTTCACTCAACCCTGATGGGTATGAACTGGCAGCAGAAGAG GGAGCTGGTTACAATGGATGGGTCATTGGACGACAGACAGCTCAGAACTTGGACCTGAACAGAAATTTCCCTGATTTGACGTCTGAGGCTTACAGAAGAGCTGGGATTCGTGGGGCCCGCCTTGACCACATCCCCATTCCACAATCCTACTGGTGGGGTAAG GTGGCCCCTGAGACAAAAGCAGTCATGAAGTGGTTGAGGTCAATCCCGTTCGTGCTCTCTGCCAGCCTCCATGGGGGTGAGCTGGTTGTGACCTATCCTTACGACTATTCGAGGCATCCTatggaagaaaaaatgttctCCCCTACACCTGATGAGAAG ATGTTTAAAATGCTGGCTAAAGCCTATGCAGATGCACATCCAGTCATCTCGGACCGATCTGAACTTCGATGCGGTGGAAATTTTGTAAAACGCGGAGGTATTATAAATGGTGCTGAGTGGTACAGCTTCACTGGAG GTATGGCAGATTTTAATTATCTTCATACAAATTGCTTTGAAGTTACTGTGGAGGTAGGATGCGAAAAGTTTCCTTTGGAGGAAGAACTGTTTACAATCTGGCATGAAAACAGAGACGCCCTTCTGAATTACATGGAaatg GTTCATCGGGGGATAAAAGGAATCGTGTCTGATAAGTTTGGCAACCCAATAAAAAATGCACGTATTTCAGTCAGGGGCATCCAGCATGATGTCACCACAG CTGCTGATGGAGACTACTGGCGACTCTTGCCTCCGGGGACATACATAATCAGCGCCCAAGCGGTGGGATACAGCCGGGTGATGAAGAGGGTCACCCTTCCTGCCAAGATGAAACAGGCTGGGCGAGTTGACTTTGTATTGCGACCGGTTGAGGCTTGGCCCAACAAGCTCCTCCGCCGGTCTATGGAAGACATGTACGACCCATATGACCCGCTGGAACTTTTTGACCCTCACGCCCAACACGGGCAGCCCGAGGCTCGAGGAGGGTCACCGCCGAGCAGGGAGAAGCCCTGGTGGTGGTCTTACTTCAGCTCTCTAGACCTGCACAAACCCCTGTGGCTGCTCAAGCAGCGCTGA